A section of the Bacteroidota bacterium genome encodes:
- the upp gene encoding uracil phosphoribosyltransferase, protein MIINDFSEKNSILNQFISELRNINIQQDRMRFRRNLERVGEVLAYELSKSLKFSGRTINTPLGRKQMSLIDKEPVLCSILRAGMPLHTGVLNYFDKAENTFISAFRKHHNDEDEFEIVVEYVATPSIEGKTLILIDPMLATGSSMISVYHSLLKFGKPKEIHILSVIASKEGVEYISNEFPEDTTLWIATVDDKLNDRGYIIPGLGDAGDLAYGEKL, encoded by the coding sequence ATTTTTCAGAAAAGAATTCAATATTGAATCAGTTTATTTCGGAATTGAGAAATATAAATATTCAACAGGACAGGATGCGTTTTCGCCGCAATCTAGAAAGAGTAGGAGAGGTGTTGGCGTATGAGTTAAGCAAAAGCTTAAAGTTTTCGGGACGTACCATTAATACTCCTTTGGGAAGAAAGCAAATGAGTTTAATAGATAAGGAACCTGTTTTGTGTTCAATTTTAAGAGCAGGAATGCCATTGCATACAGGTGTTTTAAATTATTTTGACAAGGCTGAAAATACATTTATATCTGCATTTAGAAAACATCATAATGACGAAGATGAATTTGAGATTGTTGTAGAGTATGTGGCCACCCCTTCAATAGAGGGAAAAACTTTGATATTGATTGATCCTATGCTTGCTACGGGATCTTCGATGATTTCGGTGTATCATTCGCTCCTCAAGTTTGGAAAACCAAAAGAGATTCACATATTGTCAGTAATTGCTTCGAAAGAGGGAGTTGAATATATTTCGAATGAATTTCCTGAGGATACTACATTGTGGATTGCCACAGTCGATGATAAACTAAACGATAGAGGTTATATTATTCCCGGTCTTGGAGATGCAGGAGATTTAGCTTATGGAGAAAAGTTGTAG